Genomic window (Subtercola endophyticus):
TGTAGGGCTCGCCGCCGCCGCTGCCGAAGGTGGCTGGGGAGGGCGCGGCTCCGGTCACGGGCGTGATGCCGGTCACGGGCGTGATGCCCGTCACGGCCGCGCCGCCGTGTGGGCGACGACCGGGCGGGTGGCCGGTGCGGGCACGAGTTCGGGGGCGCGCACGGCCGCGGCGAACGCCCGCGCGAAGCGTGAGTGCGGCGCGAGGGCGGCGACGTCGACCGCATCGGCGAACGTGTCAACATCGATCAGCTCGGAGAGCAGCGACACCTCGAGACCAGCGTCGAGCAGGCGCTCGAGCTGAACGCGCCCGGTGTTGTGCTGTGACATGGCGACGCCGCGGATGTGGTCGCCGTCGGGGTGGGTCATTCCAAGCGCCCAGAATCCGCCGTCGTTCGCGAACCCGAGCCAGGCGCTGGCCGCATCGCCGTGCTGTGCGGCCAGCTGCATGCCCCGTGCCGCCGCATTCAGGTCGGCCGCGGTCAGCTGGGGCGTGTCCATGCCGACGAGAAGCGTCGGCCCCGTGCACTGGTCGAAGATCGCGGCGAGCCGGGTGTCGAGACCGCCGCAGGCCTGCTGAATGATTTCGAAGCCATCTGCCTCGTCGGGAGCGTTGTCTGGGTTGCCGTCGAAGGCCAGAATCCGACGAGTCGCCGCAATGTGATTGACGGCTTCGAGGGTGTCGGTGAGGCTCGCGAACGCTACGGATGCGGCCTGCTCGTAACTCAAAGCGGGCGTGAGCCGGGTCTTCACTCGGCCGGGAACGCACTCTTTGGCGATAACGACAACGGTGAGCATGGTGTCTCCTGACGATTGATGAAGAACACCTGCATGCATCCCTCGGCATATGTTCGGAGCGGAGATGGGGATGGATGGTTCGGCCAGCGGTCACTGTGCAAACGCACAGGGAGCGGGGAGGAGATGGCTCTCGAAACCCTCGCCGTTCGCCATTTCGCGCTCGTTCGATCGTTGGTGCAATCGCACGCTCTTGGTGACCGTCTCGGGGAGGTGACGGGCGGGTTTCGGTGTCGGTGGGTGGTGGTATTTGTGGTGGTGCGGTAGGTCGTTTGGTGGCAAGCCCGGTAGGGCGCGGCAGCCCGGGATGCCCGGGGTGGGTGTTTCGGGGTGCGGATTCCCGTGGTGCGGTGCCACTTTGGTAATGAGAATACCTCGGTATTGTGGTATGATCGGTCTATGTCCGCAACACCTCCCAACACCCCTGGCAGCACCGCCGGCGGCCCCCACGATCCCGACGTGGCCGATGCCGCGCGGGTGTCGTTGGGTGTGCTGTTGGCGGAGGCGGCCCGGGCGTGTGGTGAGTGTGGGGTGTTCCGGGCTGCCGCGCCCTGCGGGCTTGCCGACGAAGAATTGTTGGCCGGTCTGGTTGCGGTGGAGCGGCTGGGCAGGCTGGTAGACGGGTTACGTACGCAGGTGGCCGGAGATGTCGCCGACCGCAGCAGACACGAACTCGGTGAAGAGTCACTCGCACGCAAACAAGGGTTCGCGAACGCCGTCGAACTGATTGTCGCGTCAACGTCGGTGTCGCGGTCGACAGCTCGGGCGCGAACGAAGCTCGGTGCGCAGGTGCTGCCCTCGGTCGTGGTTGGGATGCCTGTCCCGTCGCAGTTCCCGGAGGTCGAAGACGCTCTGCGGTCGGGTCTGATCGGTGTCGACACCGCCGACGCGATCGTTCGCCCGCTGTCGGAGGCTGCGCCGAACTGCGGCACCGAGGAGATCCGTGCGGTCGAGCGGCGACTCGTTGAGTGGGCTGTTGACGGGGTCGGTGGGGTGGGGTTCGGTGCGGATGATATTCGTGGGCTCGCTGTCCGGGCGAGAGAGTCGCTCGACGCTGACGGCGCCGAACCGCGGTACAAAGACTTGGAAACGAAACGCGGTCTGACATTCTCGAACACCCGCTCAGGGTGCATCCGTGTGAACGGGGTGTTGACGCCGGAGCAGGGCGGGGTGTGGATGGCGGTTGATCACGCGATCTCCAGCCCCCGCGTCGCCGGACACATCCCGTTCGACCCCGGCACACCCCATGCCGACACGGGAGCCGGCACCCTCGCCGCCACCACCGCCACGGCCACCGCCATTGATGCTGACGCTGAGGCGGTGGCTGATGCGGAGGCGGTAGCGGTGGATACGCGTACTTTGCCGCAGCGTCGGGTGGATGTGTTCACGGAAGTCATCCGGGTCGCCGCAGGCTTGTCGGGGATGCCGCAGATCAACGGTGCACGGCCGGTGCTGAACATCCACGCCACCCTCGACGACGTCGTCAGTGGGCGTGGGGTGGGCTGGATCGACGGCATCGACGAACCCGTGCCCGCGTCCGTTGTCGCGCAGACTCTCTGCCACGCCGACATCGTCACGACCGTGTTCGGAGCGCACGGGGAAGTGCTGCACCTCGGGAAAACGAGGCGCCTGTTCAGTGCCGCGCAGAACCGTGCGTTGGCGAATCGTGATGGCGGGTGTGTGTGGAAGGGCTGTAACCGGCCCCCGCAGTTCTGCGAGAGCCACCATGTCGTGGACTGGAAAGACGACTCCCACATGCTTGGTGTGACGGATGTGTGTAACGGGGCGTTGTTGTGCAAGTTCCACCACAACCATCTCCACACGGCCGACTGGCGGCTGGTCATGGTGGATGGGGTGCCGCATCTGATTCCACCGAAATGGGTCGACCATCAACAACGACCCCAGAGATGCCGACAAACATCAGACCGCCTCACCAACCCCGACCCACCGACGGTCTTCAACCCACGAAAACGCGGCGCACCCCCGCGCCCGAGATTCACCGACGCCGAATAGCCGACGGGCGCCCCCGCGCCGAAGGCCAAGCCCCCGCGCGCAGAGTCAAGCCTGGCCGCCCCCGCGTTTGACGGCAGCCAACAGGCGCGACATGTCGTTGATGGCGACGATGGTGCCGCGAAGGGTACCGGTGACTTTGGAACGGCCGACTCGGGGCGAGTACGAGGTGTCGAGCTCGGCGATGCGCCATCCGGCAGCGGATGCTCGCAACACCATCTCGAGCGGATACCCGCTGCGGCGATCCTGCAGTTCGAGCGTGAGCAGAGGCTCACGCCGAGCGGCACGCATGGGACCGAGGTCGTGCAGGCGAATGTGGGCACGCACGCGAATCAACGTGCTCAGCGCGCGGTTGGCCAGCCGCGCGTGCAGCGGCCAGGATCCCCGGGTGGTCGGCCGGCGACGAC
Coding sequences:
- a CDS encoding TIGR04282 family arsenosugar biosynthesis glycosyltransferase yields the protein MLTVVVIAKECVPGRVKTRLTPALSYEQAASVAFASLTDTLEAVNHIAATRRILAFDGNPDNAPDEADGFEIIQQACGGLDTRLAAIFDQCTGPTLLVGMDTPQLTAADLNAAARGMQLAAQHGDAASAWLGFANDGGFWALGMTHPDGDHIRGVAMSQHNTGRVQLERLLDAGLEVSLLSELIDVDTFADAVDVAALAPHSRFARAFAAAVRAPELVPAPATRPVVAHTAARP
- a CDS encoding HNH endonuclease signature motif containing protein, which codes for MSATPPNTPGSTAGGPHDPDVADAARVSLGVLLAEAARACGECGVFRAAAPCGLADEELLAGLVAVERLGRLVDGLRTQVAGDVADRSRHELGEESLARKQGFANAVELIVASTSVSRSTARARTKLGAQVLPSVVVGMPVPSQFPEVEDALRSGLIGVDTADAIVRPLSEAAPNCGTEEIRAVERRLVEWAVDGVGGVGFGADDIRGLAVRARESLDADGAEPRYKDLETKRGLTFSNTRSGCIRVNGVLTPEQGGVWMAVDHAISSPRVAGHIPFDPGTPHADTGAGTLAATTATATAIDADAEAVADAEAVAVDTRTLPQRRVDVFTEVIRVAAGLSGMPQINGARPVLNIHATLDDVVSGRGVGWIDGIDEPVPASVVAQTLCHADIVTTVFGAHGEVLHLGKTRRLFSAAQNRALANRDGGCVWKGCNRPPQFCESHHVVDWKDDSHMLGVTDVCNGALLCKFHHNHLHTADWRLVMVDGVPHLIPPKWVDHQQRPQRCRQTSDRLTNPDPPTVFNPRKRGAPPRPRFTDAE
- a CDS encoding glycosyltransferase family 2 protein, producing MSDTGEATGGLALVDVILPCLNEAAALPWVLGRLPPGYRAIVVDNGSTDDSAAVARDLGALVVTESRRGFGSAAHAGLLAATAPIVAFCDADASMDPAELPRLVALLTGDATADLVLGRRRPTTRGSWPLHARLANRALSTLIRVRAHIRLHDLGPMRAARREPLLTLELQDRRSGYPLEMVLRASAAGWRIAELDTSYSPRVGRSKVTGTLRGTIVAINDMSRLLAAVKRGGGQA